The proteins below are encoded in one region of uncultured Eubacteriales bacterium:
- a CDS encoding hypothetical protein (Evidence 5 : No homology to any previously reported sequences): MALDRFEKDMKIIAKLDDEPNDVEGLSAAELKERFDEGGEALKDYINEKLLPALETAGVLAIVRSDNLAVIKYLRLNADKVLETSADGAAWEATGSSGHLILGPDGVALPQRSRMQFANCIVEDNGTVTIVRGVTGPKGDKGDKGDTGAQGPVGPVGPTGQAIIPNVDQTTGLMSFSIGTPSAVPAPVYVRGPQGAPGVQGPQGSEGVQGNQGIQGPQGIQGPKGDRGTQGEIGPQGIQGIQGPQGIQGQKGDRGLDGRSFEIEDVYPTLSMLRAAIPTGAPGAYQVTANMELYIWSEANLDWQSIGALEGPQGPQGVQGPQGIQGPIGPTGEIGIEGPQGPQGIQGAQGPQGPKGNQGEPGPQGPEGVQGSKGDKGDKGDPAVVNGKSGSDITLTAEDVGAAPTGHTHGSLTNDGKIGATADLPIFTGTGGALATKTAAEARAALGVPSTADVAVKRPNVIKTLPIATGETIAAGDVVDVVSGAVIGSKRVVGNLSVGSTVKLNVGGVPTEFIVAHHGKPSAIYSSTFTGATILMMKNCYSRLAWAASDYNEYAASAIHTYLNSTFLALLDTDIRAAVQQVKIPYRPGGSTDKTVSSGESGLSAKVWLPSGYELGLTSSNDSNLPADGAKFDYFLSGVATTALNKRVSSDYWWLRSPVCNSGYSGYVYRVGTDGAIGGIQASLSNVAIRPCITLLDSTVVPIADATTSQAIALQPGTAGQSINIIMDGVAEIPGITEGTTITSPGVQGYSPMDGWLWVKSEWGQSTKVAFGTYTGTGTYGAGSPNTLTFNFVPRMLIVKANIGAGGGGFPWLNGNQNGWSYADLGSSSGSGNYVLLTWSGNTVSWYNGQSVGAQLNGSAIVYSYIAIG, encoded by the coding sequence ATGGCGCTCGATAGATTTGAAAAGGACATGAAGATCATTGCCAAGCTGGACGACGAGCCAAACGACGTAGAAGGGCTATCCGCCGCCGAGCTGAAGGAGCGATTTGATGAGGGCGGAGAGGCGCTGAAGGACTACATCAATGAAAAGCTCCTCCCAGCGCTGGAGACGGCGGGGGTGCTGGCAATCGTCCGCAGTGACAATCTGGCGGTGATCAAATACCTTCGTCTGAATGCGGACAAGGTATTGGAGACCTCCGCCGACGGAGCTGCATGGGAGGCCACCGGATCATCCGGGCATTTGATCCTTGGACCGGACGGGGTCGCGCTGCCGCAGAGAAGCCGGATGCAGTTTGCCAACTGCATCGTGGAGGATAACGGAACGGTGACCATCGTTCGGGGTGTGACGGGGCCGAAAGGTGATAAGGGCGACAAAGGAGACACCGGCGCGCAGGGCCCGGTCGGTCCTGTCGGACCCACCGGGCAGGCCATCATCCCAAATGTAGACCAGACCACGGGGCTGATGTCATTCTCAATTGGTACGCCAAGCGCAGTCCCTGCGCCGGTGTATGTGAGGGGGCCACAGGGAGCGCCGGGTGTGCAGGGACCGCAGGGCTCGGAAGGCGTACAGGGAAACCAGGGCATCCAGGGGCCACAAGGCATTCAAGGCCCTAAGGGAGACCGTGGCACACAAGGAGAAATTGGCCCCCAGGGGATTCAGGGCATCCAGGGACCGCAGGGCATTCAAGGCCAGAAGGGAGACCGTGGCCTGGACGGACGGAGCTTTGAGATCGAGGACGTGTACCCTACCCTGTCAATGCTCCGGGCGGCAATCCCCACTGGAGCGCCAGGAGCCTATCAGGTGACCGCAAATATGGAGCTGTACATCTGGAGCGAGGCGAACCTTGACTGGCAGAGCATAGGAGCGCTGGAGGGCCCGCAGGGGCCGCAGGGTGTCCAAGGGCCGCAGGGCATTCAGGGGCCTATCGGGCCGACGGGGGAAATCGGTATAGAGGGGCCTCAGGGGCCGCAGGGCATTCAAGGAGCGCAGGGGCCACAGGGACCGAAAGGAAACCAGGGGGAACCCGGTCCGCAGGGGCCTGAGGGCGTGCAGGGGTCTAAGGGCGACAAAGGGGATAAAGGCGATCCTGCAGTAGTAAATGGGAAGAGCGGCAGCGACATCACATTGACGGCGGAAGACGTGGGGGCGGCGCCGACCGGCCACACCCACGGAAGCCTTACCAACGACGGTAAAATCGGGGCCACCGCTGATTTGCCCATCTTCACCGGGACTGGCGGCGCACTTGCTACCAAGACAGCAGCGGAGGCACGGGCGGCGCTGGGAGTGCCGTCTACCGCAGACGTGGCAGTCAAGCGGCCCAACGTTATCAAAACCCTGCCCATCGCCACCGGGGAGACCATCGCGGCAGGGGACGTTGTGGATGTGGTAAGCGGCGCTGTGATAGGATCAAAAAGAGTCGTTGGTAATTTGTCCGTTGGGAGTACTGTTAAGCTAAATGTGGGGGGCGTACCGACAGAATTTATTGTTGCTCACCACGGCAAGCCGTCCGCTATCTACTCCAGCACTTTCACCGGGGCAACAATCCTGATGATGAAAAACTGCTATAGTCGATTGGCGTGGGCTGCATCAGATTATAACGAATACGCTGCGAGTGCCATTCACACCTATTTAAACAGCACATTTTTAGCACTGCTTGATACCGACATTAGAGCGGCAGTACAGCAGGTGAAGATACCTTACCGCCCTGGAGGTAGTACAGATAAAACGGTCAGCAGCGGGGAAAGCGGGCTATCTGCAAAAGTTTGGTTGCCGTCCGGGTACGAGCTGGGGCTAACCTCCTCAAACGACAGCAATCTCCCAGCAGATGGTGCTAAGTTTGATTACTTTTTGTCGGGCGTTGCGACGACTGCTCTGAACAAACGGGTGTCAAGCGACTACTGGTGGCTGCGCTCGCCGGTTTGTAATAGTGGGTACTCTGGATATGTGTATCGTGTGGGCACTGACGGTGCGATCGGTGGGATACAAGCATCACTGTCCAACGTGGCAATTCGCCCCTGCATTACTCTCTTGGATTCTACTGTTGTACCCATTGCTGATGCCACCACATCCCAGGCCATCGCCCTTCAGCCCGGCACAGCTGGCCAGAGCATCAACATTATCATGGACGGCGTGGCCGAGATACCCGGTATCACTGAGGGCACTACTATTACCTCTCCAGGAGTGCAGGGGTACAGCCCAATGGATGGGTGGCTTTGGGTTAAGTCGGAGTGGGGACAAAGTACAAAGGTAGCATTTGGAACGTATACCGGGACAGGAACATACGGCGCTGGTAGTCCGAATACGCTGACGTTTAATTTTGTGCCAAGAATGCTAATTGTGAAAGCAAATATCGGGGCTGGAGGCGGTGGGTTTCCATGGTTAAATGGAAATCAGAACGGGTGGTCTTATGCAGACCTTGGTTCATCTTCTGGTAGTGGTAACTATGTGTTGCTAACTTGGAGCGGGAACACGGTCTCATGGTACAACGGTCAATCTGTGGGTGCGCAACTTAATGGTTCGGCAATTGTGTATTCATACATTGCTATAGGTTAG
- a CDS encoding Toxin-antitoxin system, toxin component domain protein, with protein sequence MIIKITPNENGSHANQSTTPQIIPDGWIEVPAHLEADFIASGALCDLTIEGGALVGITPLPIPDPEPEDPSMTVQEATLDMLADIDYRLGILELAGEEVTV encoded by the coding sequence ATGATTATCAAAATTACGCCGAACGAAAACGGCTCTCACGCTAACCAGAGCACCACACCCCAGATCATCCCGGATGGGTGGATTGAGGTGCCCGCGCATCTGGAGGCCGACTTTATCGCATCGGGTGCGTTATGTGACCTCACCATCGAGGGCGGCGCGCTAGTGGGCATCACGCCCCTGCCTATCCCTGATCCAGAGCCAGAAGACCCATCCATGACCGTGCAGGAGGCCACGCTGGACATGCTGGCCGATATTGATTATAGGCTAGGCATTTTAGAACTGGCCGGAGAGGAGGTAACCGTATGA
- a CDS encoding hypothetical protein (Evidence 5 : No homology to any previously reported sequences) gives MSTYIVYKTLIATYQRLGRDVSTLGLKVDLAYALGRLSDEKYTELVASITPEVVA, from the coding sequence ATGAGCACTTACATTGTATATAAGACCCTGATTGCCACGTACCAGCGGCTTGGGCGTGACGTGTCCACACTTGGCCTAAAAGTTGATCTGGCTTATGCCCTGGGGCGACTAAGCGATGAGAAGTACACGGAGCTGGTGGCAAGTATCACGCCGGAGGTGGTGGCATGA
- a CDS encoding hypothetical protein (Evidence 5 : No homology to any previously reported sequences), producing MSKYINTISLPSIERMAIVLGNGRLARQVRKDEGCDLTINLGFFEGSKPMGHLKIDGKVLSKPDWGWGTPGTTGISRWRPCCRQRQTTSAGLSF from the coding sequence ATGAGTAAGTACATAAACACCATCTCCCTTCCCAGTATCGAGCGCATGGCAATCGTGCTTGGAAATGGGCGGTTAGCAAGACAGGTAAGAAAGGACGAGGGCTGCGACCTCACAATTAACCTCGGATTTTTCGAGGGGAGCAAGCCCATGGGGCATCTCAAAATCGACGGTAAGGTGCTGTCAAAGCCGGACTGGGGGTGGGGTACGCCTGGGACAACGGGGATATCAAGATGGAGGCCCTGCTGTCGCCAAAGGCAAACTACATCAGCGGGACTGAGCTTTTGA
- a CDS encoding hypothetical protein (Evidence 5 : No homology to any previously reported sequences) codes for MGYAWDNGDIKMEALLSPKANYISGTELLTPMVGLGDDILYDRKQLGGARGRTALALGSGNLIIYCANDGKDGVTVEGLQTELYELGAETAIGADGGGSSQGSGDSWDVRSSDVPERPVHNYLCIWLKKESKEDKPVSKTVCLDPGHGPGCVNGSPDGSYKEYEFAWDMSQRVKTHLERCGVKVVMTKDEKGYPSLTERAKISDGAAADLLVSLHTNADGSAGWGPASGLMIYTSAGPDSAARNVAARAVIAQMQVAGVTVRKDAIIHELAYAIVRLPKAPSVLIEHGFHTNKEDVARLKTTEYRAKLAEATAKGACDFLGVAWADEQRNPMTPGPWYEEDRKWAKDQGISDGTRPDGPVTRAEVWAMLRRLNE; via the coding sequence GTGGGGTACGCCTGGGACAACGGGGATATCAAGATGGAGGCCCTGCTGTCGCCAAAGGCAAACTACATCAGCGGGACTGAGCTTTTGACCCCCATGGTTGGGCTGGGAGACGACATCCTATATGACCGCAAGCAGCTCGGCGGAGCACGGGGACGAACGGCCCTGGCGCTGGGCAGTGGAAATCTCATCATCTACTGCGCAAACGACGGCAAGGACGGCGTTACCGTGGAGGGGCTACAGACCGAGCTTTACGAGCTGGGCGCGGAGACGGCCATTGGTGCAGACGGCGGCGGGTCCTCGCAAGGGTCCGGGGATAGCTGGGATGTGCGCTCCTCGGATGTGCCGGAGAGGCCGGTACACAATTACCTCTGCATCTGGCTCAAAAAAGAAAGTAAGGAGGACAAGCCTGTGAGTAAAACAGTATGTTTAGACCCTGGGCACGGGCCCGGGTGCGTCAACGGCTCCCCGGATGGGAGCTACAAGGAGTACGAGTTCGCATGGGATATGAGCCAGCGGGTGAAGACCCATCTGGAGCGCTGCGGCGTGAAGGTGGTCATGACCAAGGACGAAAAGGGATACCCAAGCCTGACGGAGCGGGCCAAAATCAGCGACGGCGCCGCGGCTGATCTGCTGGTTAGCTTACATACCAACGCCGACGGTAGCGCAGGTTGGGGCCCGGCCTCGGGGCTGATGATCTATACTTCCGCAGGGCCGGACAGCGCCGCCAGAAATGTAGCTGCACGCGCTGTTATCGCGCAGATGCAAGTGGCGGGCGTGACAGTGCGCAAGGATGCAATCATTCATGAACTTGCGTATGCAATCGTGAGGCTACCAAAGGCACCCTCCGTGCTGATCGAGCATGGGTTCCACACCAACAAGGAGGACGTGGCGCGCCTGAAGACCACCGAGTACCGGGCCAAGCTGGCCGAGGCCACGGCAAAGGGCGCTTGCGATTTCCTGGGTGTTGCCTGGGCAGACGAGCAGCGAAACCCAATGACACCGGGCCCTTGGTATGAAGAGGACCGGAAGTGGGCCAAAGATCAGGGTATCAGCGATGGCACTCGTCCCGATGGACCGGTGACTCGCGCCGAAGTTTGGGCCATGCTCCGGCGGCTGAATGAATAA
- a CDS encoding Toxin secretion/phage lysis holin, with product MEHINGFKAAVAAMIAALTALWGWFGWFVLILALCMALDYMTGTAVAKKLGVWSSKVAREGLWHKLAIVVAVIVAGILDLVVGMIVNNIPSINLPFAYTVLFAPLVVAWYIITELGSILENSGKLGGPQPEWFKRAIAALKSDVDKAGDKLGAEREK from the coding sequence ATGGAACACATAAATGGGTTCAAGGCGGCGGTAGCCGCGATGATTGCGGCGCTCACGGCTCTGTGGGGCTGGTTCGGGTGGTTCGTGCTCATCCTGGCGCTGTGCATGGCGCTGGACTACATGACCGGGACCGCGGTGGCGAAGAAATTAGGGGTTTGGAGTTCCAAGGTAGCAAGGGAAGGGCTATGGCACAAGTTGGCGATTGTTGTGGCTGTTATTGTGGCTGGGATCCTCGATCTGGTGGTTGGAATGATCGTCAACAACATCCCGTCCATCAACCTGCCGTTTGCTTACACGGTCCTCTTCGCGCCGCTGGTGGTGGCGTGGTACATCATTACGGAGCTCGGCAGCATCCTAGAGAACTCCGGCAAGCTGGGCGGTCCGCAGCCCGAGTGGTTTAAGAGAGCGATTGCGGCGCTTAAGTCGGATGTCGATAAGGCGGGGGACAAGCTGGGCGCAGAGCGGGAAAAATAA
- a CDS encoding hypothetical protein (Evidence 5 : No homology to any previously reported sequences), which produces MADVTIGGGSGSNKAVQDLERQKQQNSSAWHSAATQEEKDRLHQANVGLQKQIDAAQGSSSSFNSGTGTWTTTPAATNTPTTQGQTSGGVPSGYQGSATGVQGNTSNQQADIDKMNRNSIAYYETTDPAEQQRLHEENETLAAKLGSAVVFDSGTGKWSGRADQPQSGGDDYSSYIEDMNKAQLAAALAALRNAYEKNVLGLDRAQAAIAPEYQSARNEAAGQSELQKRNFAEYAAANGLNSGAGGQAQLAFTNTLQGNLSNIAAKEASTMADLELQRSQMESDYENAIAQAEAQGNFELAQQLYQEKVRQDENMRQQMQWQAQMDLQNQQFQFTKDQAAIGNDQWSKQYDTSNQQYNQEQAWQLALYYAQNSGDYSLFKALGLDDAQIQAMKDYNTSLLSQANKSTPSGTTGITTKPTLTWAQVESSINQGLITPAVKSAFEYYQGVPFDEYFKE; this is translated from the coding sequence ATGGCTGATGTTACGATTGGTGGCGGCAGCGGCAGCAATAAAGCGGTACAGGACTTGGAGAGGCAAAAACAGCAAAATTCATCGGCATGGCACTCCGCAGCGACACAGGAGGAGAAGGATAGGCTACATCAGGCAAACGTTGGCTTGCAAAAGCAGATTGATGCCGCTCAAGGAAGTTCGTCTTCTTTCAATTCTGGAACTGGCACTTGGACAACGACGCCTGCGGCTACAAACACACCAACGACGCAGGGCCAGACCTCTGGCGGTGTTCCCAGCGGATACCAGGGCTCAGCAACCGGGGTACAGGGAAACACCAGCAACCAGCAGGCGGATATAGACAAAATGAACAGGAACTCCATTGCCTATTATGAGACGACGGATCCGGCAGAGCAGCAGAGATTGCACGAGGAAAATGAGACGCTGGCGGCAAAACTCGGCAGCGCTGTAGTCTTTGACTCTGGCACCGGTAAATGGAGTGGACGCGCGGACCAACCGCAGAGCGGCGGGGACGACTATTCCAGCTACATAGAAGACATGAACAAAGCCCAGCTGGCGGCGGCGCTTGCGGCGCTGCGGAATGCATATGAGAAAAACGTGCTGGGGCTTGACCGGGCCCAGGCGGCAATAGCGCCCGAATATCAGAGCGCCCGGAACGAGGCCGCGGGGCAGAGTGAGCTACAAAAACGCAACTTTGCGGAGTACGCCGCCGCCAATGGCCTAAACTCTGGAGCGGGCGGACAGGCCCAGCTTGCCTTCACCAACACTCTGCAAGGAAATCTGAGCAACATTGCCGCCAAGGAGGCATCCACCATGGCTGACCTTGAACTCCAGAGGAGCCAGATGGAGAGTGACTATGAGAACGCTATTGCCCAGGCCGAGGCGCAGGGGAATTTTGAACTGGCCCAGCAGCTCTATCAGGAGAAGGTGCGCCAGGATGAGAACATGCGGCAGCAGATGCAGTGGCAGGCACAGATGGACCTTCAAAACCAGCAGTTCCAGTTCACCAAGGATCAGGCGGCTATCGGAAACGACCAGTGGAGCAAGCAGTATGACACCAGCAATCAGCAGTACAATCAGGAGCAGGCATGGCAACTGGCGCTGTATTATGCACAGAACAGTGGGGACTATTCGTTGTTCAAGGCGCTAGGGTTAGACGATGCGCAGATCCAGGCTATGAAAGACTATAATACATCCTTATTGTCGCAGGCAAACAAGAGCACTCCGAGTGGAACCACCGGCATAACGACAAAGCCTACCCTAACGTGGGCCCAGGTTGAGAGCAGCATAAACCAAGGCCTCATCACTCCAGCAGTAAAATCCGCATTCGAATACTATCAGGGTGTGCCATTCGATGAATATTTCAAAGAATAA
- a CDS encoding hypothetical protein (Evidence 5 : No homology to any previously reported sequences): MTVEERVAALKGQSVLKTLSQPTSVAGRVAALKQQEQSAPVTPVTVTPTAAPVAAKAETPKFTLPEPTYKAARSSMGDSAAAGGVTTPTTAFSALTSTSPSLLPSVKMDQAVEQKQLRDSAKEIARLLSYDVDAAEKEIEALRMNMTSAKMQNRGTAGSGTHGTFQAGTQRIDTTDTQNRIDELQRDVAKAKTAQAQARYSALPNASDFSSYAGKGAAIKNPSVQEAERAGEFRACLPQPCL; encoded by the coding sequence ATGACAGTAGAAGAGCGGGTCGCCGCATTAAAGGGGCAGAGTGTACTAAAAACATTATCTCAGCCGACGAGCGTGGCCGGGCGCGTCGCCGCTCTGAAACAGCAAGAGCAAAGCGCTCCCGTGACGCCCGTCACGGTCACACCAACGGCCGCACCCGTCGCCGCTAAGGCCGAAACGCCGAAATTTACCCTGCCTGAGCCAACCTACAAGGCGGCGCGCTCCTCTATGGGAGACAGCGCCGCCGCTGGGGGCGTTACAACGCCCACTACAGCGTTTTCGGCGCTGACCAGTACAAGTCCAAGTCTATTACCAAGCGTCAAAATGGACCAGGCGGTCGAGCAGAAACAGTTGAGAGACAGCGCGAAAGAGATTGCCCGGCTGCTCTCTTACGACGTGGACGCGGCGGAAAAGGAGATCGAGGCGCTGCGCATGAATATGACGTCGGCGAAGATGCAAAACAGGGGGACCGCCGGGAGCGGGACCCACGGCACCTTCCAGGCCGGCACACAGCGCATTGATACGACCGACACCCAGAACCGGATAGACGAACTGCAGCGGGACGTTGCAAAGGCGAAGACCGCGCAGGCACAGGCGCGCTACAGCGCCCTTCCGAATGCAAGCGACTTTTCAAGCTACGCCGGAAAGGGGGCCGCAATCAAGAACCCCAGCGTTCAGGAGGCGGAGCGTGCAGGAGAGTTTAGAGCCTGTCTTCCGCAACCTTGCCTTTGA
- a CDS encoding hypothetical protein (Evidence 5 : No homology to any previously reported sequences) — translation MQESLEPVFRNLAFDENNEFKLVTEDALYSALLGALTAGLTEAGGVIQTETAPGRANAGIDGAYDAMKRYGPFSSEATNAAQKANRTLGLPTWAGTSGTRATTLPTVADVGVSMVPDANVDNKTASTGEAAQVNPGVRTKMGDVVGDIPPSEYAAPYSLTG, via the coding sequence GTGCAGGAGAGTTTAGAGCCTGTCTTCCGCAACCTTGCCTTTGATGAGAATAATGAGTTTAAATTGGTCACGGAAGATGCACTGTATTCTGCGCTGCTGGGGGCACTGACCGCCGGCCTGACGGAGGCTGGAGGCGTAATACAAACTGAAACAGCTCCAGGCCGTGCAAATGCCGGAATTGATGGTGCCTATGACGCAATGAAAAGGTACGGGCCATTTTCTTCAGAGGCCACAAATGCGGCGCAGAAAGCAAACCGTACGCTAGGGCTCCCCACATGGGCGGGGACTTCCGGGACCCGCGCCACAACGCTACCAACTGTGGCAGATGTCGGCGTGAGCATGGTGCCGGATGCTAATGTCGATAATAAAACCGCCTCCACGGGGGAGGCGGCACAGGTGAATCCGGGCGTAAGAACGAAGATGGGGGACGTAGTCGGAGATATTCCGCCTTCGGAGTACGCGGCCCCGTATAGCCTTACCGGATGA
- a CDS encoding hypothetical protein (Evidence 5 : No homology to any previously reported sequences) produces MRGADGTIIAEKKVPSTNGVKGRDAQKAELLPIRKVELLPVWGTQGGTTADLSGEIGAPSFVPLPIFDRRLGARSTPALPAWGAQGGTTADLSGEIGASNFVPLPIFDGRLGARSTPALPAWGAQGGRTADPSGEIGAPSFVPLPIFDSRLGARSTPALPAWGAQDGKTVDNPGENGIILVGKDTEGAEDFNRLLKQSTCSSDDFYKYLNKINSDYADTYAKTGKWPSDVQIPKSPDALKADGTINWDEVPNGGYVLDGKGDAIKDQYVPGIGETIDRHGPNNGRFTSPVRNNKPYSYAQRSLPYMENPSQYHRYKVTGDLNNIEQYFIQSTDANLKQRISAYMKKFRLSFSDLETYRGRIASGFGEIGGGEQYELPLPVNMLEGLGLLKEF; encoded by the coding sequence GTGAGGGGAGCGGATGGAACCATTATCGCGGAGAAAAAAGTTCCGTCCACAAACGGTGTCAAGGGGAGGGATGCCCAGAAGGCAGAGCTGCTGCCGATTCGGAAGGTGGAGCTGCTGCCGGTGTGGGGAACGCAGGGCGGAACGACGGCTGACCTCTCCGGGGAAATAGGAGCACCTAGCTTTGTCCCGCTGCCGATCTTTGACCGCCGATTGGGAGCGAGGAGCACCCCGGCTCTGCCGGCATGGGGAGCGCAGGGCGGAACGACGGCTGACCTCTCCGGGGAAATAGGAGCATCTAACTTTGTCCCGCTGCCGATCTTTGACGGCAGATTGGGAGCGAGAAGCACCCCGGCTCTGCCGGCATGGGGAGCGCAGGGCGGAAGGACAGCCGACCCCTCCGGGGAAATAGGAGCACCTAGCTTTGTCCCACTGCCGATCTTTGACAGCCGATTGGGAGCGAGGAGCACCCCGGCTCTGCCTGCATGGGGCGCACAGGACGGCAAAACAGTTGATAATCCGGGAGAAAATGGTATAATTCTTGTTGGCAAAGACACTGAGGGCGCGGAGGACTTCAATAGATTGTTGAAACAATCAACTTGTTCCTCTGATGATTTTTATAAATATCTTAATAAAATAAACAGCGACTATGCAGATACCTATGCTAAAACAGGAAAATGGCCTTCTGATGTTCAGATACCGAAAAGCCCAGATGCCTTAAAGGCAGATGGGACCATCAATTGGGACGAAGTGCCAAATGGAGGCTATGTACTTGACGGCAAAGGGGATGCAATTAAAGATCAATATGTCCCCGGCATCGGAGAAACAATTGACAGGCATGGGCCTAACAATGGTCGTTTTACTTCGCCTGTAAGAAATAACAAACCCTATAGTTATGCTCAGCGTTCTCTTCCATATATGGAGAACCCTTCTCAATACCATCGCTATAAAGTAACTGGCGATTTAAATAATATTGAGCAGTATTTCATCCAATCAACGGATGCGAACTTGAAGCAGAGGATATCGGCTTATATGAAAAAATTTAGGTTAAGCTTTAGCGATTTGGAAACTTATCGAGGGAGAATCGCCAGCGGGTTTGGCGAAATTGGCGGCGGAGAACAGTATGAATTGCCATTACCGGTGAACATGCTTGAAGGTCTTGGCTTGCTAAAAGAATTTTAA
- a CDS encoding conserved hypothetical protein (Evidence 4 : Homologs of previously reported genes of unknown function) — protein sequence MTEREAIQIIKDEDLKNYNWFDNHEVQPNEVEITKRENVWIVATADERKTRISTISYKSESEALNDFIERLRADKVLNQYYK from the coding sequence ATGACTGAAAGAGAAGCAATTCAGATAATAAAAGACGAGGACTTAAAAAACTACAACTGGTTTGATAATCATGAGGTGCAGCCAAACGAAGTGGAAATCACAAAACGAGAAAATGTTTGGATTGTGGCTACAGCGGATGAAAGAAAAACTCGGATATCAACAATCTCGTATAAATCTGAAAGCGAGGCTCTTAATGATTTTATTGAAAGATTAAGAGCAGATAAGGTACTTAATCAATACTATAAATGA
- a CDS encoding hypothetical protein (Evidence 5 : No homology to any previously reported sequences) yields the protein MLPHKKLCHSASSDRLCRSAFIGFVPRKRHKALTCMISTLWFPAVRRENSIFKHINAPVVTPGHCFRMNGPSLCLVANRIAIPGGIATMPGLMGRKNRLQGEAGEYRVNRTRNPNIRRAAHGLEGGVTSGMGTQGGQLPPPGK from the coding sequence ATGTTGCCGCACAAAAAGTTATGTCATTCCGCAAGCTCCGATCGGCTTTGCCGGTCGGCGTTTATCGGCTTTGTGCCGCGAAAGCGGCATAAAGCCTTAACCTGCATGATTTCAACCCTATGGTTTCCAGCAGTACGTAGGGAGAATTCTATATTTAAGCATATAAATGCCCCGGTGGTAACACCGGGGCATTGCTTTAGGATGAATGGGCCGTCCCTTTGTCTTGTGGCAAACCGCATTGCCATCCCGGGTGGCATCGCCACAATGCCCGGGCTGATGGGCAGAAAAAACCGCCTCCAGGGGGAGGCGGGGGAGTATCGGGTGAATAGAACACGCAATCCGAATATCCGACGTGCAGCCCATGGCCTGGAAGGTGGAGTTACTTCCGGCATGGGAACACAGGGCGGACAGCTGCCCCCTCCGGGGAAATAG
- a CDS encoding hypothetical protein (Evidence 5 : No homology to any previously reported sequences) yields MWGAQGGRIVDNPGENGIIIGKGTEGAEDATKYFDDVQLKTEPSKAYFWSGLGETGAETAATIAKKYGGVTLETTIEWAGCIRKQVPNMKITW; encoded by the coding sequence ATGTGGGGCGCACAGGGCGGAAGGATAGTTGATAATCCGGGAGAAAATGGTATAATTATTGGAAAAGGCACTGAGGGCGCGGAGGATGCAACAAAGTACTTTGATGATGTACAGCTCAAAACCGAACCGAGCAAAGCTTATTTTTGGTCTGGCCTGGGTGAAACGGGAGCAGAAACAGCCGCGACTATTGCAAAGAAATATGGCGGTGTGACGTTGGAAACCACCATTGAATGGGCCGGGTGCATAAGGAAGCAAGTACCCAACATGAAAATAACGTGGTAG
- a CDS encoding hypothetical protein (Evidence 5 : No homology to any previously reported sequences) → MKLMIIWFPRFTYITDFVISSAPD, encoded by the coding sequence ATGAAACTAATGATTATTTGGTTTCCACGTTTCACTTATATTACTGATTTTGTAATATCAAGTGCGCCGGACTGA